One window of the Salvia miltiorrhiza cultivar Shanhuang (shh) unplaced genomic scaffold, IMPLAD_Smil_shh original_scaffold_358, whole genome shotgun sequence genome contains the following:
- the LOC131004260 gene encoding PTI1-like tyrosine-protein kinase At3g15890 yields MLCCVKGSNRKNEGKKEPKKWRIFSLKELQLATNNFNYDNKLGEGGFGSVYWGQLWDGSQIAAKRLKSWSSKAEMEFSVEIETLARVRHKNLLSLRGYCAQGQERLIVYDYMPNLSLLSHLHGHHAAEGHLDWGRRMDIALGTAEGIAYLHHNATPHVIHRDIKASNVLLDGDFKALVADFGFAKLIPEGATHVTTKVKGTLGYLAPEYAMLGKASESCDVYSFGILLLELASGKKPLEKVGLGKKREIRDWAVPLARERKLNEVADPRLNGKYVEDELHRLILVGLNCADSRPEKRPTMLQVIQLLKGDHHELAVLQNDESFKSSSLADSGTEDSSETLAEEMDSKQEIANF; encoded by the exons ATGTTGTGTTGTGTTAAGGGATCAAATCG GAAAAATGAAGGGAAAAAGGAGCCCAAAAAGTGGAGGattttttctttgaaggaaCTGCAATTGGCTACGAATAATTTTAACTACGATAACAAGCTTGGAGAAGGAGGATTTGGAAGTGTGTATTGGGGTCAGCTCTGGGATGGCTCTCAA ATAGCTGCAAAAAGGTTAAAGTCGTGGAGCAGCAAAGCAGAGATGGAATTCTCAGTGGAAATCGAGACACTTGCTCGTGTGCGCCACAAGAATCTACTGAGTCTGCGCGGCTACTGTGCACAAGGGCAAGAGCGCCTTATCGTCTACGATTACATGCCCAATCTGAGCTTGCTTTCTCATCTTCACGGGCACCACGCAGCCGAGGGCCATCTCGACTGGGGCAGGCGGATGGACATCGCTCTTGGCACTGCAGAGGGCATTGC CTATCTACACCACAATGCGACACCGCACGTCATCCACAGAGACATCAAAGCTAGTAATGTGCTGCTAGACGGCGACTTCAAAGCCCTGGTTGCTGATTTCGGGTTTGCAAAGTTGATCCCGGAGGGAGCAACGCATGTGACCACCAAAGTGAAGGGGACGCTCGGGTACCTAGCTCCGGAATACGCGATGCTGGGGAAGGCGTCGGAGAGCTGCGACGTGTACAGCTTCGGCATTCTGTTGCTGGAGCTGGCTAGTGGGAAGAAGCCACTAGAGAAGGTCGGGTTGGGGAAGAAACGTGAGATTAGAGATTGGGCGGTACCGCTAGCTCGTGAGAGGAAGCTGAATGAAGTCGCTGATCCAAGGCTAAATGGGAAGTATGTCGAAGATGAGTTGCATCGACTTATCTTGGTTGGACTGAACTGTGCGGATAGTCGACCGGAGAAGAGGCCCACCATGCTTCAAGTCATCCAACTGCTTAAAGGCGACCACCACGAACTCGCAGTCCTCCAAAATGATGAGAGCTTTAAGAGTAGCTCACTTGCAGATTCTGGGACAGAGGATAGCTCCGAGACTCTCGCAGAAGAGATGGACTCCAAACAAGAAATTGCAAATTTctaa
- the LOC131004262 gene encoding pre-mRNA-processing-splicing factor 8A — translation MYNSGQDMWNNNMNNPAPPGTSGAGPMPPMMAPPGTSGAQPIAPPGTSGTQPVAPPMPSLPPSYTVVPTESQLDERARKWMQLNTKRYSDKRKFGFVETQKEDMPPEHVRKIIRDHGDMSSKKYRHDKRVYLGALKFVPHAVYKLLENMPMPWEQVREVKVLYHITGAITFVNEIPWVVEPIYLAQWGTMWIMMRREKRDRRHFKRMRFPPFDDEEPPLDYADNLLDVDPLEPIQLELDEEEDSAVHTWFYDHKPLVKTKLINGPSYRKWHLSLPIMATLHRLAGQLLSDLIDRNYFYLFDMESFFTAKALNMCIPGGPKFEPLYRDMEKGDEDWNEFNDINKLIIRSPLRTEYRIAFPHLYNNRPRKVKLSIYHTPMIMYIKTEDPDLPAFYYDPLIHPITSTSKDRRDKKVYDEEEDDDFALPEGVEPLLVGTPIYTDTTAAGISLLFAPRPFNMRSGRMRRAEDIPLVSEWYKEHCPPSYPVKVRVSYQKLLKCFVLNELHHRPPKAQKKKHLFRSLQATKFFQTTELDWAEAGLQVCKQGYNMLNLLIHRKNLNYLHLDYNFNLKPVKTLTTKERKKSRFGNAFHLCREILRLTKLVVDANIQFRLGNVDAFQLADGLQYIFSHVGQLTGMYRYKYRLMRQIRMCKDLKHLIYYRFNTGPVGKGPGCGFWAPMWRVWLFFLRGIVPLLERWLGNLLARQFEGRHSKGVAKTVTKQRVESHFDLELRAAVMHDVLDAMPEGIKQNKARTILQHLSEAWRCWKANIPWKVPGLPVPIENMILRYVKSKADWWTNVAHYNRERIRRGATVDKTVCRKNLGRLTRLWLKAEQERQHNYLKDGPYVTPEEAVAIYTTTVHWLESRKFSPIPFPPLSYKHDTKLLILALERLKESYSVAVRLNQLQREELGLIEQAYDNPHEALSRIKRHLLTQRAFKEVGIEFMDLYSYLIPVYEIEPLEKITDAYLDQYLWYEGDKRHLFPNWIKPADSEPPPLLVYKWCQGINNLQGIWDTSDGQCVVMLQTKFEKFFEKIDLTMLNRLLRLVLDHNIADYVTAKNNVVLSYKDMSHTNSYGLIRGLQFASFVVQYYGLVLDLLLLGLTRASEIAGPPQMPNEFITFHDARVEIRHPIRLYSRYIDKVHILFRFTHEEARDLIQRYLTEHPDPNNENMVGYNNKKCWPRDARMRLMKHDVNLGRSVFWDMKNRLPRSITTLEWENSFVSVYSKDNPNLLFSMCGFEVRILPKIRMTQEAFSNTRDGVWNLQNEQTKERTAVAFLRVDDEHMKVFENRVRQILMSSGSTTFTKIVNKWNTALIGLMTYFREATVHTQELLDLLVKCENKIQTRIKIGLNSKMPSRFPPVIFYTPKEIGGLGMLSMGHILIPQSDLRYSKQTDVGVTHFRSGMSHEEDQLIPNLYRYIQPWESEFIDSQRVWAEYALKRQEAQAQNRRLTLEDLEDSWDRGIPRINTLFQKDRHTLAYDKGWRVRTDFKQYQVLKQNPFWWTHQRHDGKLWNLNNYRTDVIQALGGVEGILEHTLFKGTYFPTWEGLFWEKASGFEESMKYKKLTNAQRSGLNQIPNRRFTLWWSPTINRANVYVGFQVQLDLTGIFMHGKIPTLKISLIQIFRAHLWQKIHESVVMDLCQVLDQELDALEIETVQKETIHPRKSYKMNSSCADILLFAAHRWPMSKPSLVAESKDVFDQKASNKYWIDVQLRWGDYDSHDIERYTRAKFMDYTTDNMSIYPSPTGVMIGLDLAYNLHSAFGNWFPGSKPLIAQAMNKIMKSNPALYVLRERIRKGLQLYSSEPTEPYLSSQNYGEIFSNQIIWFVDDTNVYRVTIHKTFEGNLTTKPINGAIFIFNPRTGQLFLKVIHTSVWAGQKRLGQLAKWKTAEEVAALVRSLPVEEQPKQIIVTRKGMLDPLEVHLLDFPNIVIKGSELQLPFQACLKIEKFGDLILKATEPQMVLFNIYDDWLKTVSSYTAFSRLILILRALHVNNEKAKMLLKPDKTIVTEPHHIWPSLTNEQWVKVEIALRDLILSDYAKKNNVNTSALTNSEIRDIILGAEITPPSQQRQQIAEIEKQAKESSQLTAVTTRTTNVHGDELIVTTTSPFEQAAFGSKTDWRVRAISATNLHLRVNHIYVNSEDIKETGYTYIMPKNILKKFICIADLRTQVAGYLYGVSPPDNPQVKEIRCITMVPQWGTHQQVHLPSALPEHDFLNDLEPLGWMHTQPNELPQLSPQDLAAHARVLSNNKQWDGEKCIILTCSFTPGSCSLTAYKLTPSGYEWGKSNTDAASNPHGYLPTYYEKVQMLLSDRFLGFYMIPDNGPWNYNFMGVKHTASMKYGVKLGTPREFYHEDHRPTHFLEFSNLEEGDIAEGDREDTFT, via the exons ATGTACAACAGCGGGCAGGACATGTGGAACAACAACATGAACAACCCGGCGCCGCCGGGGACGAGCGGAGCCGGACCTATGCCGCCAATGATGGCGCCGCCTGGTACTAGCGGAGCCCAACCCATTGCGCCGCCTGGGACTAGCGGAACTCAGCCAGTTGCACCCCCGATGCCGTCGTTGCCGCCTTCTTACACTGTCGTGCCGACCGAGTCTCAATTGGACGAGAGAGCAAGGAAGTGGATGCAGCTGAACACCAAGCGTTATAGCGACAAACGAAAATTCGGATTTGTTGAGACGCAGAAGGAGGATATGCCTCCTGAACATGTCAGGAAAATCATCCG GGACCATGGTGACATGTCGTCAAAGAAATATCGCCATGATAAGCGTGTCTATTTGGGAGCTCTTAAGTTTGTACCACATGCTGTATATAAACTTCTCGAAAATATGCCCATGCCTTGGGAACAG GTCCGTGAAGTGAAGGTTCTCTACCATATTACTGGGGCTATTACATTTGTAAATGAAATCCCTTGGGTTGTTGAACCAATCTATCTGGCACAG TGGGGTACCATGTGGATCATGATgcgaagagagaagagagatcgcCGACATTTCAAGAGAATGCGTTTCCCACCTTTTGATGACGAAGAGCCTCCATTAGACTATGCTGATAATCTCCTTGATGTGGATCCTTTGGAACCAATTCAATTGGAGTTGGATGAGGAAGAAGATTCAGCTGTGCATACCTGGTTTTATGACCATAAGCCTCTTGTGAAGACAAAGCTTATAAATGGACCTAGCTATCGGAAATGGCATCTTTCACTTCCAATCATGGCGACGCTTCACCGGCTTGCTGGCCAGTTGCTTTCTGATTTGATTGATCGTAATTACTTCTACCTTTTTGACATGGAGTCATTCTTCACTGCCAAGGCTCTCAACATGTGTATACCAG GTGGTCCGAAGTTTGAACCTTTGTATCGGGACATGGAGAAAGGAGATGAGGACTGGAATGAGTTTAATGACATCAATAAACTTATCATTCGCTCACCTCTCAGGACAGAATACAGGATTGCTTTCCCCCATCTTTACAACAATAGGCCGAGGAAAGTAAAGCTTAGCATCTATCACACTCCAATGATTATGTACATAAAAACTGAGGATCCTGATTTACCTGCTTTCTACTACGATCCTCTAATCCATCCTATAACAAGTACAAGTAAAGATAGGAGAGATAAGAAAGTAtatgatgaagaagaagacgatGATTTTGCTTTGCCTGAGGGTGTAGAACCATTACTTGTTGGCACTCCTATATATACAGACACAACTGCTGCTGGTATTTCTCTTCTGTTTGCCCCACGTCCTTTTAACATGCGATCTGGACGGATGAGGCGTGCTGAGGATATACCTCTTGTATCTGAGTGGTACAAGGAACACTG CCCTCCATCTTACCCTGTCAAAGTTCGTGTCAGCTACCAGAAACTGTTGAAATGCTTTGTGTTGAATGAGCTGCATCACCGCCCACCTAAGGCTCAGAAGAAGAAGCATCTATTCAGGTCCCTCCAAGCTACAAAGTTTTTCCAGACTACTGAACTTGATTGGGCTGAAGCTGGTCTGCAAGTGTGCAAGCAAGGATACAACATGCTGAACCTGCTGATTCATAGGAAAAACTTGAACTACCTTCATCTTGACTATAACTTCAACTTGAAGCCCGTAAAGACTCTAACCACTAAGGAACGCAAAAAGTCGCGGTTTGGTAATGCTTTCCATCTTTGCCGTGAAATTCTGCGTTTGACAAAGCTTGTAGTTGATGCAAATATCCAGTTCCGGTTGGGGAATGTTGATGCATTTCAGTTGGCTGATGGCCTGCAATACATTTTTTCACATGTTGGACAATTGACTGGCATGTACAGATACAAATATCGGCTCATGCGGCAGATTCGGATGTGTAAAGACTTGAAACATCTGATCTATTATCGATTTAATACTGGGCCTGTTGGGAAAGGTCCCGGTTGTGGTTTTTGGGCACCTATGTGGAGAGTGTGGTTGTTTTTCCTTCGTGGTATAGTTCCTCTCCTGGAAAGGTGGCTTGGAAATCTACTTGCTAGGCAATTTGAAGGAAGACATTCCAAGGGAGTGGCTAAAACTGTGACTAAGCAGCGTGTTGAAAGTCACTTTGATCTAGAGCTTCGTGCTGCTGTCATGCACGATGTCCTCGATGCCATGCCAG AGGGTATTAAGCAAAATAAAGCTAGGACTATTCTACAGCATTTGAGTGAGGCATGGCGTTGCTGGAAAGCAAATATTCCTTGGAAGGTACCGGGTTTGCCAGTTCCAATTGAGAACATGATATTACGTTACGTCAAATCAAAAGCTGATTGGTGGACCAATGTTGCTCATTACAATCGAGAACGTATTAGAAGGGGAGCTACAGTGGACAAGACTGTTTGCCGAAAGAATCTTGGAAGATTAACTCGTCTTTGGTTGAAAGCTGAACAG GAACGGCAGCACAACTACTTGAAAGATGGTCCATATGTCACTCCTGAAGAAGCAGTGGCCATATACACTACAACTGTGCATTGGCTGGAATCTAGAAAATTCTCTCCAATTCCTTTCCCCCCCTTGTCTTACAAGCATGATACTAAACTCCTCATCCTTGCTCTGGAGAGATTGAAGGAGTCGTATAGTGTTGCTGTGAGGTTGAACCAACTACAGAGAGAAGAATTGGGTTTGATTGAGCAGGCTTATGATAACCCTCATGAGGCTTTGTCGCGTATTAAACGTCATTTGCTTACACAGCGTGCCTTCAAAGAA GTGGGCATTGAGTTCATGGATCTATACAGCTATCTAATTCCTGTTTATGAGATTGAACCTCTTGAAAAGATTACTGATGCATATCTGGACCAGTATCTCTGGTATGAGGGTGACAAACGTCATCTTTTCCCGAATTGGATTAAACCTGCCGATTCAGAACCACCACCTCTGTTGGTATACAAATGGTGTCAAGGCATAAACAATTTACAAGGCATATGGGACACTAGTGATGGGCAGTGTGTTGTGATGCTTCAAACTAAATTCGAGAAGTTTTTTGAAAAGATTGATTTAACCATGCTAAACAG GCTTCTGCGTTTGGTTCTGGACCATAATATTGCTGATTATGTCACTGCAAAGAACAATGTTGTTTTGTCATACAAGGACATGAGCCATACAAATTCTTATGGTCTTATCCGTGGTCTTCAGTTCGCTTCATTCGTTGTGCAGTACTATGGGCTTGTTCTGGATCTTCTGCTTCTTGGACTGACACGAGCCAGTGAGATAGCTGGTCCACCTCAGATGCCTAATGAGTTCATTACTTTCCATGATGCTAGAGTGGAAATTCGGCACCCGATCAGACTGTACTCTAGGTACATCGACAAGGTGCATATACTGTTCCGCTTCACTCATGAAGAAGCTCGGGATCTTATCCAGCGGTATCTGACAGAGCATCCTGATCCCAACAATGAAAATATGGTTGGGTATAATAATAAGAAGTGCTGGCCAAGAGATGCTAGAATGAGACTCATGAAGCATGATG TTAATCTTGGTAGGAGTGTTTTCTGGGACATGAAGAATCGACTTCCAAGAAGTATCACCACACTTGAATGGGAGAACAGCTTTGTCTCTGTCTACAGCAAGGACAACCCAAACCTGCTGTTCAGCAT GTGTGGTTTTGAAGTGCGCATACTGCCCAAGATAAGAATGACTCAAGAGGCTTTTAGTAACACGAGAGATGGTGTTTGGAATCTGCAAAATGAGCAAACGAAAGAAAGAACCGCTGTTGCTTTCTTAAGGGTTGATGATGAACACATGAAGGTGTTCGAGAACCGAGTCAGACAGATTCTCATGTCCTCAGGTTCAACAACATTCACAAAGATTGTCAACAAGTGGAATACTGCCCTAATAG GTCTCATGACATATTTCCGTGAAGCCACTGTGCACACGCAAGAGTTGTTGGATCTTCTGGTAAAGTGTGAAAATAAGATACAGACGCGTATTAAGATTGGGCTGAATTCGAAGATGCCTAGCAg GTTTCCACCTGTCATCTTTTACACTCCAAAGGAAATAGGAGGACTTGGAATGCTCTCAATGGGTCACATCTTGATCCCTCAGAGTGATCTCCGATATAGTAAACAGACAGATGTTGGTGTCACTCATTTTAGGAGTGGAATGAGTCACGAAGAGGATCAGTTGATTCCCAATCTGTATCGGTACATACAG CCATGGGAAAGCGAGTTCATTGATTCTCAGCGTGTTTGGGCTGAGTATGCATTGAAAAGGCAGGAAGCTCAGGCACAGAATAGGCGATTAACCCTGGAGGATCTGGAA GATTCATGGGATCGTGGGATACCTCGTATCAATACTCTTTTTCAGAAGGACAGGCACACCCTTGCATATGACAAAGGGTGGCGAGTTCGAACAGATTTCAAGCAGTACCaggtcctcaagcaaaatccgttTTGGTGGACACACCAGAGACACGATGGGAAATTATGGAATTTGAATAACTACCGAACAGATGTTATTCAAGCTCTGGGAGGAGTAGAAGGAATTCTTGAACACACATTGTTTAAAGGAACCTA TTTCCCAACATGGGAGGGTCTTTTCTGGGAGAAGGCTTCTGGTTTTGAGGAGTCCATGAAGTACAAGAAGTTAACTAATGCACAAAGATCTGGTCTCAACCAAATTCCTAACAGAAGATTTACACTTTGGTGGTCGCCGACTATAAACAGAGCAAACGTGTATGTTGGTTTCCAAGTCCAGCTGGATCTCACTGGGATCTTTATGCATGGGAAGATACCAACTCTGAAGATATCTCTGATCCAAATATTCCGTGCACATTTGTGGCAGAAGATACATGAGAGTGTAGTGATGGATCTTTGTCAAGTTTTGGATCAGGAGCTGGATGCGTTGGAAATTGAGACTGTTCAGAAAGAAACAATTCACCCTCGAAAGAGTTACAAAATGAACAGCTCATGCGCTGATATCCTGTTGTTTGCTGCCCATAGATGGCCCATGTCAAAACCAAGTCTTGTGGCAGAGTCGAAGGATGTTTTTGACCAGAAGGCCAGCAATAAATACTGGATTGACGTGCAGCTTCGCTGGGGTGATTATGATTCCCACGATATTGAGCGGTACACGAGAGCGAAGTTTATGGATTACACGACAGACAACATGTCAATCTATCCATCACCAACTG GTGTTATGATTGGACTTGATCTTGCTTATAATCTCCATTCCGCTTTTGGAAATTGGTTCCCTGGTTCGAAGCCTCTGATTGCTCAGGCAATGAACAAGATCATGAAG TCTAACCCTGCGTTATACGTTCTAAGAGAACGTATAAGGAAAGGGTTGCAGTTGTACTCTTCAGAACCTACAGAGCCCTATTTGTCATCCCAGAACTATGGGGAGATCTTCAGCAATCAGATCATCTGGTTTGTAGATGACACAAATGTGTATCGTGTCACCATCCACAAGACATTTGAGGGAAATCTCACAACAAAACCCATTAATGGtgccattttcatttttaacccTAGGACTGGCCAGCTGTTTCTGAAG GTCATTCACACAAGTGTGTGGGCTGGACAAAAGCGTCTCGGTCAGCTTGCCAAGTGGAAAACTGCTGAAGAAGTTGCTGCTCTGGTCCGGTCATTGCCCGTTGAAGAGCAGCCGAAACAAATCATTGTGACCCGCAAAGGAATGTTGGATCCCCTTGAAGTGCATTTGCTTGATTTCCCAAATATTGTGATTAAAGGAAGTGAGCTACAGTTGCCATTCCAGGCGTGCTTGAAGATTGAGAAATTTGGTGATCTGATACTGAAGGCCACAGAACCGCAGATGGTATTGTTCAACATATATGATGATTGGTTAAAGACGGTCTCATCCTACACAGCTTTCTCCAGGCTGATATTGATTTTACGAGCTCTTCACGTGAACAATGAAAAGGCAAAAATGTTGCTCAAGCCTGATAAGACAATTGTCACTGAGCCCCACCATATCTGGCCGAGTTTAACAAATGAACAGTGGGTCAAG GTTGAAATAGCTCTCAGAGATCTGATACTTTCTGACTACGCGAAAAAGAACAATGTGAACACATCTGCTTTGACCAATTCTGAGATTCGTGATATTATTCTTGGAGCTGAGATCACACCACCCTCACAACAGCGTCAACAAATTGCCGAGATTGAGAAGCAG GCAAAGGAATCTAGTCAGCTCACAGCAGTCACCACAAGGACCACAAACGTGCATGGTGATGAATTAATCGTGACCACTACCAGTCCTTTTGAACAAGCAGCATTTGGGTCTAAAACTGACTGGCGTGTCAGAGCTATTTCGGCTACCAATCTCCATCTTCGGGTCAAtcatatatatgttaactcagAGGACATTAAG GAAACTGGATATACTTACATTATGCCCAAGAATATCTTGAAGAAGTTCATATGCATAGCAGATCTGCGCACACAGGTTGCAGGTTACCTTTATGGCGTTAGTCCTCCAGACAATCCCCAAGTCAAGGAAATCCGTTGTATAACCATGGTGCCACAGTGGGGTACCCACCAGCAAGTTCATCTACCATCAGCTCTACCCGAACATGATTTCTTGAATGACTTGGAGCCATTGGGATGGATGCACACTCAGCCAAATGAGCTCCCCCAGCTGTCACCACAG GATCTCGCTGCTCACGCTCGGGTGTTGTCAAACAACAAACAATGGGACGGAGAGAAATGCATAATACTGACTTGTAGTTTCACCCCCGGTTCGTGCTCTCTAACTGCCTACAAGTTGACCCCATCTGGATATGAGTGGGGAAAGAGCAACACAGATGCTGCAAGCAACCCTCATGGTTACCTTCCAACATACTACGAGAAGGTTCAGATGCTCTTGAGTGACCGTTTCCTGGGATTCTATATG ATCCCCGATAATGGTCCATGGAACTACAATTTTATGGGTGTGAAGCACACAGCGAGCATGAAGTACGGGGTCAAGCTTGGCACTCCCCGGGAGTTCTATCACGAGGATCATCGGCCAACACATTTCCTCGAGTTCTCCAACTTGGAGGAGGGTGACATTGCCGAAGGTGATAGGGAAGACACCTTCACGTGA